The following are encoded together in the Bacillus sp. V2I10 genome:
- a CDS encoding DedA family protein: MEISEILVFIEEYGYLALFVMLSAGTFFIPLPNEVIVMMGGFAASHGILHPVPAFFSSYFGIMTALTFWFLVGKSFGELALSFLVRRKRAQRRFIKFQQLFARHGDYTLGMTYFFPLLRHLGPVLAGMNKLKFWKFALLAYGSSFLWAILFFCMGNKFGSSIVAVNGYLTRFGPFFIGVGCILFLSIIFIRYYRRKKLRSH, translated from the coding sequence ATGGAGATTTCGGAGATACTTGTTTTTATAGAGGAGTATGGCTACCTTGCCCTGTTTGTAATGCTTTCTGCCGGAACCTTTTTTATTCCTCTTCCGAATGAAGTGATTGTTATGATGGGCGGATTTGCTGCATCTCATGGGATTCTGCACCCTGTACCTGCCTTTTTTTCATCCTATTTTGGGATCATGACGGCACTTACCTTCTGGTTTTTAGTTGGGAAAAGCTTTGGGGAACTGGCTCTGTCTTTTTTAGTCAGAAGAAAAAGAGCGCAGCGCAGGTTTATCAAATTTCAGCAATTATTTGCAAGACATGGCGATTATACACTAGGCATGACCTATTTTTTCCCTCTGCTGCGGCATCTCGGTCCAGTCCTCGCAGGCATGAATAAATTAAAGTTCTGGAAATTTGCTCTGCTGGCATATGGTTCATCCTTTTTGTGGGCCATTCTCTTTTTTTGTATGGGCAATAAATTCGGCTCTTCCATTGTAGCAGTAAATGGGTATCTTACTAGATTTGGACCATTTTTTATCGGAGTTGGATGTATTCTTTTTTTGTCGATTATTTTTATTAGATATTACCGAAGAAAGAAATTGAGATCACACTAA